The following proteins are encoded in a genomic region of Reichenbachiella sp.:
- a CDS encoding peroxiredoxin, which translates to MGLNIGDDLPEVTLADQDGAWLKLRDYVGQPVVVFFYPKDNTPVCNIEACEFEAHYGELKSAGVKVFGISKDSVSSHKKFATRFHLEYRLLSDVNGEAEKLFGVGRKLFGLLQDRITFVFDKDGKLMHTIKSQLNGRRHVDETLSVLNIETQLK; encoded by the coding sequence ATGGGACTAAATATTGGAGACGATTTACCAGAGGTAACGCTTGCAGATCAAGATGGCGCCTGGTTAAAGCTAAGGGATTATGTGGGTCAACCTGTAGTAGTATTTTTTTACCCTAAAGACAACACTCCGGTGTGTAACATTGAAGCTTGTGAATTCGAAGCTCATTACGGGGAATTGAAAAGTGCCGGTGTTAAAGTATTTGGAATAAGTAAAGACAGCGTATCCTCCCACAAGAAATTCGCCACTCGATTTCATCTGGAATATAGATTACTCAGTGATGTGAATGGAGAAGCCGAAAAGCTCTTTGGTGTAGGAAGAAAATTATTCGGCCTTCTTCAGGACCGAATAACTTTTGTTTTTGACAAAGATGGCAAGCTCATGCATACCATCAAATCTCAGCTTAATGGTCGACGACATGTAGATGAAACCCTATCTGTACTCAACATAGAGACTCAACTAAAATAA
- a CDS encoding amidohydrolase family protein, whose product MRLSVLLFTLLYLPCLYTIAQTMDFETYDPPSTLVVPEHQITKAKYPFVDVHNHQFGMNNQDLSPLVQDMDDLNMAVMVNLSGRGRGSDEHFNGVMKNVKENAPNRFIIFTNISFDNIDEPNWSENTVKQLESDVKAGANGLKIYKSLGLRHTDKNGNRITVDDIRLDPIWAKCGELGIPVLIHSADPKPFWDEHDENNERWLELKVRPNRKRNANDPAPWEQIISEQHHVFEKHPNTKFINAHLGWYANDLKTFGELMDKYPNMYSEIGAVIAELGRQPRAAKAFLTKYQDKVMFGKDSYNKEQYYTYFRVLETADEYFPYYKKYHAFWKMYGLDLSDEVLKKLYYKNALKVIPNIDASLFPE is encoded by the coding sequence ACTCTTCTTTACTTGCCGTGTCTATATACTATTGCCCAAACGATGGATTTTGAGACATACGATCCTCCTTCTACCCTGGTAGTTCCTGAGCACCAAATTACCAAAGCCAAATACCCTTTCGTTGATGTACACAATCATCAATTTGGAATGAACAATCAGGATCTCTCCCCACTGGTTCAGGATATGGATGACCTCAATATGGCTGTAATGGTTAACCTTAGTGGTCGAGGAAGGGGAAGCGATGAACACTTTAATGGAGTAATGAAAAATGTAAAGGAAAACGCCCCGAATCGTTTCATCATATTTACCAACATATCATTTGATAACATAGATGAACCTAATTGGTCAGAAAACACAGTGAAGCAGCTTGAATCTGATGTAAAAGCTGGAGCCAATGGATTGAAAATTTATAAAAGTCTTGGACTTAGACATACGGATAAAAATGGCAATCGCATTACCGTGGATGATATAAGGCTAGATCCGATTTGGGCAAAATGTGGCGAATTAGGAATTCCGGTATTGATTCATTCCGCCGATCCTAAACCTTTTTGGGACGAGCATGACGAAAACAACGAACGCTGGCTAGAACTTAAAGTAAGACCTAATAGAAAGCGCAACGCAAATGATCCCGCCCCGTGGGAACAAATCATATCAGAACAACATCATGTTTTCGAAAAGCATCCAAATACCAAATTCATTAATGCTCACTTGGGCTGGTACGCCAATGACCTAAAAACGTTCGGTGAGTTGATGGACAAATATCCTAATATGTATTCAGAGATCGGAGCAGTAATTGCAGAACTTGGTAGACAACCCAGGGCGGCAAAAGCTTTTTTAACCAAATACCAAGACAAAGTTATGTTTGGCAAAGATTCATACAACAAAGAGCAATACTACACTTACTTCCGTGTACTTGAAACTGCCGACGAGTATTTCCCATACTATAAAAAATACCATGCCTTTTGGAAAATGTATGGCTTGGATTTGAGCGATGAGGTATTGAAAAAGCTCTACTATAAAAATGCATTGAAGGTTATTCCTAATATAGATGCTTCTCTATTTCCAGAGTAA
- a CDS encoding nucleotidyltransferase family protein, whose protein sequence is MKPTLLILAAGRGSRFGGAKQVAPMGPHGETIMEYSIYDALNNGFEKVVLVINKDVEQDTFDLVNKMTGAKDKISYAYQDLYTEMIHPEIQKQRLKPWGTAHAIMSACDLIDGSFAMINADDYYGKDAFQTMATYLQSHTAPNNYSMVGYDLKNTLSANGTVSRGISISDKNGFLASIKETHEIQADGDKIISEGGVEITEGLASMNFWGFQNNLFEELKFQFKDFLNSASDLTKDEYQIPTVIDQMIKKGMIEVSVLHSGAKWFGVTYKEDAKYAAETIQGYVADGKYPSPLW, encoded by the coding sequence ATGAAACCCACTTTACTCATTCTTGCTGCCGGCCGTGGCAGTCGATTTGGCGGAGCCAAACAAGTAGCCCCAATGGGCCCTCACGGAGAAACTATTATGGAATATAGTATCTACGATGCATTGAACAATGGATTCGAAAAGGTAGTCCTTGTGATCAATAAAGATGTGGAACAAGATACTTTCGACCTTGTCAATAAAATGACAGGAGCCAAAGATAAAATTTCTTACGCCTATCAGGATTTATATACAGAAATGATCCATCCTGAGATTCAGAAGCAAAGACTTAAACCTTGGGGCACTGCTCATGCTATAATGAGCGCCTGTGATTTAATTGATGGGAGCTTTGCTATGATTAATGCGGACGATTACTACGGAAAAGACGCCTTCCAAACAATGGCGACCTACCTTCAGTCTCACACAGCTCCAAACAATTACAGCATGGTAGGCTACGATCTAAAAAATACATTATCAGCCAATGGCACAGTTTCCAGAGGCATATCTATTAGCGACAAAAATGGTTTCCTTGCTTCCATAAAGGAAACGCATGAAATCCAAGCTGATGGAGATAAAATCATCTCAGAAGGAGGAGTTGAGATTACAGAAGGATTGGCATCAATGAATTTTTGGGGATTTCAAAACAATCTTTTTGAAGAGTTGAAGTTTCAGTTTAAAGACTTTCTAAATTCCGCTAGCGACCTCACTAAGGATGAATATCAAATCCCAACAGTGATTGACCAAATGATAAAAAAAGGAATGATCGAAGTATCAGTGCTTCACTCAGGTGCCAAATGGTTTGGAGTTACTTACAAGGAAGATGCAAAATATGCTGCTGAAACCATTCAAGGCTACGTTGCTGACGGAAAATATCCTAGCCCACTTTGGTAA